The Candidatus Eisenbacteria bacterium genome contains the following window.
TTCTTCTTCCTTCTCCACTTGCTCTCCACACCGAACAGGGCGAATTGACCGAACGTGGCGCCTGCAACGTCCGCAAGAAAGTCAAAAACGCTTCTCGACCTCCCCGGAACCGTGCTCTGATACCATTCATCACAAAATCCTACTGTCACTGCGGCGATTATGGCGAAGCCGAACCAAAATCTCCTCAAGAATCCGGGGCCCGAGTGGCGAAAGGTTCTGCCGACAAGAAAA
Protein-coding sequences here:
- a CDS encoding VanZ family protein encodes the protein MRELEGSDVRFLSIFLRFWLPVLGYIALIFGVSSISDLPGPTHIRYLDKFAHFAEYGLLGFLVGRTFRHSGPGFLRRFWFGFAIIAAVTVGFCDEWYQSTVPGRSRSVFDFLADVAGATFGQFALFGVESKWRRKKNEENSSR